Proteins found in one Hemibagrus wyckioides isolate EC202008001 linkage group LG23, SWU_Hwy_1.0, whole genome shotgun sequence genomic segment:
- the phldb2b gene encoding pleckstrin homology-like domain family B member 2 isoform X4 — translation MTGIGSASIRGQEQNRDQTVRLKVWTRPRKETERVCGTLRAGQFRHVQFQREANDDHKEDTERDRSETTLQPESDQNLTPPKRSPLDLIDTGKGLKVQSTAPHLVSLGSGRLSVAITVLPLKEGITRIGRDDAAVPQDITIQGPGIEAEHCVIENRGGVVTLDPCGHLCSLDGAPVTTPTQLTQGYSLCLGKSYFFRFNHPEEASRMKSMLPQKSPVSPLVYSTDYMKFSSDFSSSVGGPSSRGVRSVSELRELMDTLQRKKQALENSLRTNGDSSPSYFSMTQSPPSTPSSLSPMTSSSPISPYQDQARRLYTSDRPPLSGKVPAHSSNSVPPSPRRSDQREYNSSLPPLRPMTRNQSQDSLLSSSDSRRGQTSGSLLSMWNGSGSTTCDALPPTPGSGSGAASMPSSPRLARRLQPEEAGRPIPAPRQRKYSAGSLTGMGIAAHSRSLPRLYRPGESHLAPLTLPWPRSSPTPESSHQNGPSEVVSISLSTRSITKQPPVRPDVTTPSGAATSPRQAKKVSLTSSSSYSDLEKQAAFMSSPALELGLGERRQSFGKAGIGPQGGFRERKGSISSLSGKEELQDYHLRQRDERLREQEVERLERQRLETILNLCSERDQSGSAVADLQKINKELEKLQVTEDESVFSDSSEKGYSSGALQCHVTEERQLRQRRSSGQRDIRAESPAGSLLGSAPTPSPRQMRNNKAPEEEDVRLKQEVTRIEEERIQVLNNMEELEQKIKELDNQMDESIQEMEVERALLEGEQESEVAQLQQEKETLEQLKDKMAEMEQKVQAEKSQDKSQLDAERVKLERLAEVLSEQRAQLDTCPEALKEQLVLQLSRDAETLEVETKRFEDLEFQQLERESRQDEEKETQTQQILREIAEFQRSTVTRKEKLLALKKQSTQIIQQAQKEKESFLKEKNNLQMMLQREKENLSNLEKKYGELTGGRSFPVNPLSMKEGYVTVSEINELYAKLGVESSPAPFHLNAPGPSPEDGSTASGEDEHFRNLEERKRLGKESHMCDTLPRKKSQAAVSSQFNCATLGRSTPPKTHLPLVQSSSCGSVLNRVLTVSPKDTDSRRLHKGHSQQLVGEDHRSRLTDLGGRAASQSNVYLDSMGYRDNGFDTFSVDSSDSMETSISACSPDNVSSASTSNVAKIEEMERLLREAQAEKHRLLEHREREMEVRRQALEEERRRREDLEKRLQEETSRRQKLIERESRPLTRYLPVRKDDFDLRSHIESAGHNIETCYHISITEKTCRGFLIKMGGKIKTWKKRWFVFDRNRRTLSYYADKHEAKLKGVIYFQAIEEVYYDHLKNAHKSPNPSLTFSVKTHDRVYYMVAPSPEAMRIWMDVIVTGAEGYTQFMI, via the exons gacactgagagagacaggtCTGAAACCACACTGCAGCCAGAATCAGACCAGAACCTCACACCTCCTAAG AGATCTCCTTTGGACCTGATTGACACGGGCAAAGGGCTGAAGGTTCAGAGCACAGCGCCTCACCTGGTCAGTCTGGGGAGCGGCCGGCTCAGCGTGGCCATCACCGTACTGCCTCTGAAGGAAG gAATCACTCGTATCGGTCGTGATGACGCCGCCGTGCCACAGGATATTACCATCCAGGGTCCTGGCATCGAAGCTGAGCACTGCGTCATCGAGAACAGAGGCGGAGTCGTGACTCTGGACCCCTGCGGTCACCTGTGTTCGCTCGATGGAGCTCCTGTGACCACGCCCACTCAGCTCACACAAG GTTATTCTCTGTGTTTGGGTAAATCCTACTTCTTCCGCTTTAACCACCCCGAGGAAGCCAGTCGGATGAAGAGCATGCTTCCTCAGAAGAGTCCCGTGTCCCCGCTGGTCTACAGCACAG atTATATGAAGTTCAGTAGCGATTTCAGTTCCAGTGTTGGAGGTCCAAGTTCCAGAGGCGTGCGGTCAGTCTCTGAGCTGAGGGAATTAATGGACACCTTACAGAGGAAAAAACAAGCTCTGGAGAACAGTCTACGGACCAATGGGGACAGTAGCCCCTCCTACTTCAGCATGACCCAGTCTCCGCCCTCCACGCCCAGCTCCTTGTCACCCATGACCTCATCAAGCCCCATATCTCCCTATCAGGACCAAGCAAGACGACTCTATACGTCTGACCGGCCGCCTCTTTCGGGTAAAGTCCCCGCCCACTCGTCTAACAGCGTCCCTCCCTCGCCGAGACGATCTGACCAGCGGGAATACAACTCCTCACTCCCTCCTTTACGACCAATGACACGGAACCAGTCCCAGGACAGCCTGCTCTCTTCTTCGGATAGTCGACGTGGCCAAACGTCAGGTTCTTTGCTGTCTATGTGGAACGGCTCCGGATCTACAACATGCGACGCTCTTCCACCGACTCCAGGAAGTGGAAGCGGAGCAGCTAGCATGCCCTCCAGCCCTCGATTAGCACGCAGGCTACAACCCGAGGAAGCGGGACGCCCAATTCCAGCGCCACGCCAAAGGAAGTACTCGGCCGGTTCTCTGACGGGAATGGGAATTGCCGCTCACAGCCGGTCGCTACCCCGCCTCTACCGCCCGGGTGAGTCCCATCTCGCCCCTCTGACCCTGCCATGGCCTCGCTCCTCACCCACCCCCGAGTCCAGTCACCAAAATGGACCCTCCGAGGTGGTCTCCATCTCCTTGTCCACCAGGTCCATTACCAAACAGCCACCCGTGCGTCCGGACGTGACCACGCCCTCAGGTGCTGCAACCAGCCCGCGGCAGGCCAAGAAGGTGAGTCTGACCTCCAGCAGCTCCTACTCAGATTTGGAGAAGCAGGCAGCCTTCATGTCCTCGCCAGCCTTGGAGCTGGGACTGGGAGAGAGGAGGCAGTCATTCGGGAAGGCTGGGATTGGACCACAGGGTGGATTCCGTGAGAGGAAAGGCAGCATCAGCTCTCTGAGCGGGAAAGAAGAGCTGCAGGATTATCACCTGAGGCAGAGAGACGAGAGGCTTCGAGAGCAGGAGGTGGAGAGACTG GAGCGCCAGCGTCTAGAGACCATCCTGAACCTGTGCTCGGAGCGGGACCAGAGCGGCTCCGCCGTGGCCGACCTCCAGAAGATCAATAAGGAGCTGGAGAAGCTGCAGGTGACGGAGGACGAGTCCGTATTTTCCGACTCCTCAGAGAAAGGATACAGCTCGGGGGCTTTGCAGTGCCACGTCACTGAGGAGCGACAGCTACGCCAACGTCGTTCCAGCGGGCAGAGAGACATCAGGGCGGAGTCACCTGCTGGGAGTCTTCTCGGCTCCGCCCCCACACCGTCTCCTCGACAGATGCGGAATAACAAG GCACCTGAGGAGGAGGATGTGcggctgaaacaggaagtgacacgtATCGAAGAGGAGAGGATCCAGGTGCTGAACAACATGGAGGAGCTGGAACAGAAGATCAAAGAGCTGGACAACCAGATGGACGAATCCATCCAAGAG atggaggTGGAACGCGCTCTGTTAGAAGGCGAGCAGGAGTCTGAAGTGGCtcagctgcagcaggagaaggAGACTCTGGAGCAGCTGAAGGATAAGATGGCCGAAATGGAGCAGAAGGTGCAGGCGGAAAAGTCACAG GACAAATCCCAGCTCGATGCTGAGCGAGTAAAGCTCGAGCGTCTGGCCGAAGTGCTGTCCGAGCAGCGCGCTCAGCTTGACACGTGTCCCGAAGCCCTGAAAGAGCAGCTCGTCCTCCAGCTGTCCAGG gaCGCCGAGACACTGGAGGTGGAGACTAAGCGCTTCGAGGACCTGGAGTTCCagcagctggagagagagagccgTCAGGACGAGGAGAAAGAGACGCAGACCcaacagatcctcagagagatCGCAGAGTTCCAGCGCAGCACCGTCACACGCAAG GAGAAGTTGCTTGCTCTGAAGAAACAGTCTACGCAGATCATCCAGCAGGCtcagaaagagaaggagagctTCCTGAAGGAGAAGAACAACCTGCAGATGATGCTCCAGAGG GAAAAGGAGAACCTCAGCAACCTGGAGAAGAAATATGGCGAGCTGACAGGGGGGCGGAGCTTCCCCGTCAACCCCCTCAGTATGAAGGAG GGTTatgtgacagtgagtgagatCAATGAACTCTATGCCAAATTGGGGGTGGAGtcaagccccgcccccttccacCTCAATGCCCCCGGCCCTAGTCCCGAAGACGGCAGCACAGCTTCAGGAGAGGACGAG CATTTCCGAAACCTAGAGGAAAGGAAGAGATTGGGGAAGGAAAGTCACATGTGCGACACGCTTCCTCGGAAAAAATCCCAGGCTGCGGTCAGCTCTCAGTTCAACTGCGCTACACTGGGCCGCAGCACACCTCCTaaa acTCATCTTCCTTTAGTACAGAGCTCCAGCTGCGGCAGCGTCTTAAACCGAGTCCTCACAGTGTCTCCTAAAGACACAGACTCACGCCGTCTACACAAGG gtcaCAGTCAGCAGCTGGTGGGTGAGGATCACCGATCGAGACTGACTGACCTCGGGGGTCGCGCCGCCTCCCAGTCCAACGTCTACCTGGACTCTATGGGTTACCGTGACAACGGCTTTGACACCTTCAGCGTGGACAGCTCAGACAGCATGGAGACCAGCATCTCCGCCTGCTCTCCCGACAACGTCTCCAG CGCCAGCACCTCCAACGTGGCCAAGATCGAGGAGATGGAGCGGCTGCTGAGGGAGGCTCAGGCCGAGAAACACAGACTCCTGGAGCACAGG gagcgaGAGATGGAGGTACGGCGTCAGGCTCTGGAGGAGGAGCGCAGGAGGAGAGAAGATCTGGAGAAGCGACTGCAGGAGGAAACGAGTCGACGACAGAAACTCATCGAGAGGGAG TCTCGTCCCCTGACCCGCTACCTGCCCGTGAGGAAGGATGACTTCGACCTGCGCAGTCACATCGAGTCGGCCGGACACAACATCGAGACCTGCTACCACATCTCCATCACAGAGAAGACATGCCGCGGCTTCCTCATCAAGATGGGAGGAAAGATCAAGACGTGGAAGAAGCGCTGGTTCGTCTTCGACCGTAACCGCAGGACACTATCCTACTACGCAG ATAAACATGAGGCGAAGCTGAAAGGTGTGATCTACTTCCAGGCCATAGAGGAGGTCTATTACGACCATTTAAAGAACGCGCACAAG AGCCCGAATCCCTCCTTAACATTCAGCGTGAAGACTCACGATCGTGTGTACTACATGGTGGCGCCGTCTCCAGAGGCCATGCGCATCTGGATGGACGTCATCGTCACAGGAGCCGAGGGATACACGCAGTTCATGATTTAG
- the phldb2b gene encoding pleckstrin homology-like domain family B member 2 isoform X6: MTGIGSASIRGQEQNRDQTVRLKVWTRPRKETERVCGTLRAGQFRHVQFQREANDDHKEDTERDRSETTLQPESDQNLTPPKRSPLDLIDTGKGLKVQSTAPHLVSLGSGRLSVAITVLPLKEGITRIGRDDAAVPQDITIQGPGIEAEHCVIENRGGVVTLDPCGHLCSLDGAPVTTPTQLTQGYSLCLGKSYFFRFNHPEEASRMKSMLPQKSPVSPLVYSTDYMKFSSDFSSSVGGPSSRGVRSVSELRELMDTLQRKKQALENSLRTNGDSSPSYFSMTQSPPSTPSSLSPMTSSSPISPYQDQARRLYTSDRPPLSGKVPAHSSNSVPPSPRRSDQREYNSSLPPLRPMTRNQSQDSLLSSSDSRRGQTSGSLLSMWNGSGSTTCDALPPTPGSGSGAASMPSSPRLARRLQPEEAGRPIPAPRQRKYSAGSLTGMGIAAHSRSLPRLYRPGESHLAPLTLPWPRSSPTPESSHQNGPSEVVSISLSTRSITKQPPVRPDVTTPSGAATSPRQAKKVSLTSSSSYSDLEKQAAFMSSPALELGLGERRQSFGKAGIGPQGGFRERKGSISSLSGKEELQDYHLRQRDERLREQEVERLERQRLETILNLCSERDQSGSAVADLQKINKELEKLQVTEDESVFSDSSEKGYSSGALQCHVTEERQLRQRRSSGQRDIRAESPAGSLLGSAPTPSPRQMRNNKAPEEEDVRLKQEVTRIEEERIQVLNNMEELEQKIKELDNQMDESIQEMEVERALLEGEQESEVAQLQQEKETLEQLKDKMAEMEQKVQAEKSQDKSQLDAERVKLERLAEVLSEQRAQLDTCPEALKEQLVLQLSRDAETLEVETKRFEDLEFQQLERESRQDEEKETQTQQILREIAEFQRSTVTRKEKLLALKKQSTQIIQQAQKEKESFLKEKNNLQMMLQREKENLSNLEKKYGELTGGRSFPVNPLSMKEHFRNLEERKRLGKESHMCDTLPRKKSQAAVSSQFNCATLGRSTPPKTHLPLVQSSSCGSVLNRVLTVSPKDTDSRRLHKGHSQQLVGEDHRSRLTDLGGRAASQSNVYLDSMGYRDNGFDTFSVDSSDSMETSISACSPDNVSSASTSNVAKIEEMERLLREAQAEKHRLLEHREREMEVRRQALEEERRRREDLEKRLQEETSRRQKLIEREVKLREKQRAQLLVMNRAVVVMSRPLTRYLPVRKDDFDLRSHIESAGHNIETCYHISITEKTCRGFLIKMGGKIKTWKKRWFVFDRNRRTLSYYADKHEAKLKGVIYFQAIEEVYYDHLKNAHKSPNPSLTFSVKTHDRVYYMVAPSPEAMRIWMDVIVTGAEGYTQFMI, translated from the exons gacactgagagagacaggtCTGAAACCACACTGCAGCCAGAATCAGACCAGAACCTCACACCTCCTAAG AGATCTCCTTTGGACCTGATTGACACGGGCAAAGGGCTGAAGGTTCAGAGCACAGCGCCTCACCTGGTCAGTCTGGGGAGCGGCCGGCTCAGCGTGGCCATCACCGTACTGCCTCTGAAGGAAG gAATCACTCGTATCGGTCGTGATGACGCCGCCGTGCCACAGGATATTACCATCCAGGGTCCTGGCATCGAAGCTGAGCACTGCGTCATCGAGAACAGAGGCGGAGTCGTGACTCTGGACCCCTGCGGTCACCTGTGTTCGCTCGATGGAGCTCCTGTGACCACGCCCACTCAGCTCACACAAG GTTATTCTCTGTGTTTGGGTAAATCCTACTTCTTCCGCTTTAACCACCCCGAGGAAGCCAGTCGGATGAAGAGCATGCTTCCTCAGAAGAGTCCCGTGTCCCCGCTGGTCTACAGCACAG atTATATGAAGTTCAGTAGCGATTTCAGTTCCAGTGTTGGAGGTCCAAGTTCCAGAGGCGTGCGGTCAGTCTCTGAGCTGAGGGAATTAATGGACACCTTACAGAGGAAAAAACAAGCTCTGGAGAACAGTCTACGGACCAATGGGGACAGTAGCCCCTCCTACTTCAGCATGACCCAGTCTCCGCCCTCCACGCCCAGCTCCTTGTCACCCATGACCTCATCAAGCCCCATATCTCCCTATCAGGACCAAGCAAGACGACTCTATACGTCTGACCGGCCGCCTCTTTCGGGTAAAGTCCCCGCCCACTCGTCTAACAGCGTCCCTCCCTCGCCGAGACGATCTGACCAGCGGGAATACAACTCCTCACTCCCTCCTTTACGACCAATGACACGGAACCAGTCCCAGGACAGCCTGCTCTCTTCTTCGGATAGTCGACGTGGCCAAACGTCAGGTTCTTTGCTGTCTATGTGGAACGGCTCCGGATCTACAACATGCGACGCTCTTCCACCGACTCCAGGAAGTGGAAGCGGAGCAGCTAGCATGCCCTCCAGCCCTCGATTAGCACGCAGGCTACAACCCGAGGAAGCGGGACGCCCAATTCCAGCGCCACGCCAAAGGAAGTACTCGGCCGGTTCTCTGACGGGAATGGGAATTGCCGCTCACAGCCGGTCGCTACCCCGCCTCTACCGCCCGGGTGAGTCCCATCTCGCCCCTCTGACCCTGCCATGGCCTCGCTCCTCACCCACCCCCGAGTCCAGTCACCAAAATGGACCCTCCGAGGTGGTCTCCATCTCCTTGTCCACCAGGTCCATTACCAAACAGCCACCCGTGCGTCCGGACGTGACCACGCCCTCAGGTGCTGCAACCAGCCCGCGGCAGGCCAAGAAGGTGAGTCTGACCTCCAGCAGCTCCTACTCAGATTTGGAGAAGCAGGCAGCCTTCATGTCCTCGCCAGCCTTGGAGCTGGGACTGGGAGAGAGGAGGCAGTCATTCGGGAAGGCTGGGATTGGACCACAGGGTGGATTCCGTGAGAGGAAAGGCAGCATCAGCTCTCTGAGCGGGAAAGAAGAGCTGCAGGATTATCACCTGAGGCAGAGAGACGAGAGGCTTCGAGAGCAGGAGGTGGAGAGACTG GAGCGCCAGCGTCTAGAGACCATCCTGAACCTGTGCTCGGAGCGGGACCAGAGCGGCTCCGCCGTGGCCGACCTCCAGAAGATCAATAAGGAGCTGGAGAAGCTGCAGGTGACGGAGGACGAGTCCGTATTTTCCGACTCCTCAGAGAAAGGATACAGCTCGGGGGCTTTGCAGTGCCACGTCACTGAGGAGCGACAGCTACGCCAACGTCGTTCCAGCGGGCAGAGAGACATCAGGGCGGAGTCACCTGCTGGGAGTCTTCTCGGCTCCGCCCCCACACCGTCTCCTCGACAGATGCGGAATAACAAG GCACCTGAGGAGGAGGATGTGcggctgaaacaggaagtgacacgtATCGAAGAGGAGAGGATCCAGGTGCTGAACAACATGGAGGAGCTGGAACAGAAGATCAAAGAGCTGGACAACCAGATGGACGAATCCATCCAAGAG atggaggTGGAACGCGCTCTGTTAGAAGGCGAGCAGGAGTCTGAAGTGGCtcagctgcagcaggagaaggAGACTCTGGAGCAGCTGAAGGATAAGATGGCCGAAATGGAGCAGAAGGTGCAGGCGGAAAAGTCACAG GACAAATCCCAGCTCGATGCTGAGCGAGTAAAGCTCGAGCGTCTGGCCGAAGTGCTGTCCGAGCAGCGCGCTCAGCTTGACACGTGTCCCGAAGCCCTGAAAGAGCAGCTCGTCCTCCAGCTGTCCAGG gaCGCCGAGACACTGGAGGTGGAGACTAAGCGCTTCGAGGACCTGGAGTTCCagcagctggagagagagagccgTCAGGACGAGGAGAAAGAGACGCAGACCcaacagatcctcagagagatCGCAGAGTTCCAGCGCAGCACCGTCACACGCAAG GAGAAGTTGCTTGCTCTGAAGAAACAGTCTACGCAGATCATCCAGCAGGCtcagaaagagaaggagagctTCCTGAAGGAGAAGAACAACCTGCAGATGATGCTCCAGAGG GAAAAGGAGAACCTCAGCAACCTGGAGAAGAAATATGGCGAGCTGACAGGGGGGCGGAGCTTCCCCGTCAACCCCCTCAGTATGAAGGAG CATTTCCGAAACCTAGAGGAAAGGAAGAGATTGGGGAAGGAAAGTCACATGTGCGACACGCTTCCTCGGAAAAAATCCCAGGCTGCGGTCAGCTCTCAGTTCAACTGCGCTACACTGGGCCGCAGCACACCTCCTaaa acTCATCTTCCTTTAGTACAGAGCTCCAGCTGCGGCAGCGTCTTAAACCGAGTCCTCACAGTGTCTCCTAAAGACACAGACTCACGCCGTCTACACAAGG gtcaCAGTCAGCAGCTGGTGGGTGAGGATCACCGATCGAGACTGACTGACCTCGGGGGTCGCGCCGCCTCCCAGTCCAACGTCTACCTGGACTCTATGGGTTACCGTGACAACGGCTTTGACACCTTCAGCGTGGACAGCTCAGACAGCATGGAGACCAGCATCTCCGCCTGCTCTCCCGACAACGTCTCCAG CGCCAGCACCTCCAACGTGGCCAAGATCGAGGAGATGGAGCGGCTGCTGAGGGAGGCTCAGGCCGAGAAACACAGACTCCTGGAGCACAGG gagcgaGAGATGGAGGTACGGCGTCAGGCTCTGGAGGAGGAGCGCAGGAGGAGAGAAGATCTGGAGAAGCGACTGCAGGAGGAAACGAGTCGACGACAGAAACTCATCGAGAGGGAGGTGAAGCTgcgagagaaacagagagctcag CTGTTAGTGATGAACAGAGCagtggttgtcatg TCTCGTCCCCTGACCCGCTACCTGCCCGTGAGGAAGGATGACTTCGACCTGCGCAGTCACATCGAGTCGGCCGGACACAACATCGAGACCTGCTACCACATCTCCATCACAGAGAAGACATGCCGCGGCTTCCTCATCAAGATGGGAGGAAAGATCAAGACGTGGAAGAAGCGCTGGTTCGTCTTCGACCGTAACCGCAGGACACTATCCTACTACGCAG ATAAACATGAGGCGAAGCTGAAAGGTGTGATCTACTTCCAGGCCATAGAGGAGGTCTATTACGACCATTTAAAGAACGCGCACAAG AGCCCGAATCCCTCCTTAACATTCAGCGTGAAGACTCACGATCGTGTGTACTACATGGTGGCGCCGTCTCCAGAGGCCATGCGCATCTGGATGGACGTCATCGTCACAGGAGCCGAGGGATACACGCAGTTCATGATTTAG